The window GCCGGCCCTGTGCATCGCAGCGGGCTTCGTTGGCGCGGTTGCCGGGTTGCGGATCGGCGACGCAGAGCAAGGTCAGGCGCGGTTCGAGTCCTGGCGATTCAAGGTCCAGGCGATAGACGCCGCTACTCAACGTCACCAGCGCATCGCCGCTCTCGCAGGGGATGAACGCGGAGACGTGTTCCGGCATTTCCCAGATCTGCACGTTGGCGCCGATCAGCCGCAGAGCTTGCTTGCCGGCGATGTCCACCCAGTACAGCGCTTGGGTCGGCGCGTCCCAGAACGGACCTTCACCGAGTTGCGCACGGTGCCCGGTAACCGCATTCCACGTCATGAAACCTCCTGCTTATTGCTTTATGTGGGAGTGAGCCTGCTTGCGATAACGGTGTGTCAGGCACCTTGTCGCTGAATGCTAAACCGCTTTCGCGAGCAAGCCCGCTCCCACAGGATTCTTTATTGTCAGCTGGCTTTTTTGTCGGCCATGACTTGCGGATAGAAGCGTTTGATCGCCAGGTCCGCGTTATCGATCAGGGTCATGCAGGCCCAGACACCCCGCGCGGCATCCCGGGCGGCGATGGCATCGGCCATGTCTTTGTGAATCGGCAGCGTGCGGCGCAGTTCGTCCGGGTCGGCGGCAGACACTTCAAAAGAAACAGCCAACAGCGCACCGAGGGCCGGGACCATTTGTTCGATGAACTGGTTGTGGCTGGCGGCGAGTATGCACTCGTGAAAGATCTGGTCGGCGTGGTTGTAATCGATGCCGCTGTCCACCGCCCTCTCCAGCGCGTTGTAAGCCTGCAATATTGCCTGAACCTGTTCGACCGTCGCGCGCTCGCACGCCCAGCGCACGGCCATCGGTTCGATGGTGCGACGCAGATCGAGCAAGTCGTCGACGAAGTTTTCCGGCAAGCCGCTGCGTGACAGCCAACCCACGACTTGCGGATCAAAAAGATTCCAGCGCCGCACCGGCAACACCCGCGTGCCGACCTTCGGCCCGACTTCGAGCATGCCTTTGGCGACCAAGGTCTTGATGGCTTCGCGAATGACCGTGCGACTGACACCGAGTTGCTCACCCAGGTCGGCTTCGACCTTGATGGTTTCGCCGGGCCTGACCTGGCCTGCAGCTATCCAGCAACCCAGCCAATCGACGGTCGACGCATGAAAACTGCTGGACATGGGCACCTCGATGCAGGAACGGCACAAAGCCGTTCGCGATGGATGCCCACGCTAATCATCATACGATTGGGTGTCAAATTGATTTTTGAATGTCTGCGCGCAAAAACCAATGTGTGTTACGGCTCGAGGCCGATGGGGAAGAACTCGCCGTCGCTCCACACGCCCAGCCAGCGTTGCCCGTCGATCTCACGGGTCACGGCCAGTTCCACCAACTGGTAGAAGACGTTGCGGTGGATCAGCGCTTCGAGGTTGGTGCGCACATGCACGTAAGGCGCAGGCTCTTGCGTGACCGGATCGATGACTACGCGAATCGGGTGTTCAGTGCCGGCGTCCGCGGTCTCGTCGACGTTGGTGGTGAAGCGCAAG is drawn from Pseudomonas sp. 31-12 and contains these coding sequences:
- a CDS encoding FadR/GntR family transcriptional regulator is translated as MSSSFHASTVDWLGCWIAAGQVRPGETIKVEADLGEQLGVSRTVIREAIKTLVAKGMLEVGPKVGTRVLPVRRWNLFDPQVVGWLSRSGLPENFVDDLLDLRRTIEPMAVRWACERATVEQVQAILQAYNALERAVDSGIDYNHADQIFHECILAASHNQFIEQMVPALGALLAVSFEVSAADPDELRRTLPIHKDMADAIAARDAARGVWACMTLIDNADLAIKRFYPQVMADKKAS